One Edaphobacter flagellatus genomic region harbors:
- a CDS encoding RNA methyltransferase gives MSHPLLERVVVVLVRARNSNNIGAVARAMHDFGFRDLRIVNEYRVSFETARSAVDASAVMAGAKAFESVAEAVADCTLVVGTTAVGERALEHPLHALVEAGALIKAEAASDNGRVALLFGSEKTGLSNTELSYCNFLLTIPMYEHEDVRHPSMNLGQAVAVCLYELVRTAGVHTGVGVREAAAAAEVERVATLLSEVLEVTGYKRRHPSNSSEEQIRRLVVRMGLSAVDVPVWMGVLRQMLRKATSESGK, from the coding sequence GTGAGTCATCCGTTACTGGAGCGCGTGGTTGTGGTGCTGGTGCGTGCGCGCAATTCCAACAATATTGGTGCGGTGGCGCGAGCGATGCATGACTTTGGCTTTCGCGATCTGCGCATTGTGAATGAGTATCGCGTCTCGTTTGAGACGGCGCGCTCGGCTGTGGATGCTTCGGCGGTGATGGCTGGGGCGAAGGCGTTCGAATCGGTAGCGGAGGCTGTGGCTGACTGCACGCTGGTGGTAGGGACGACTGCTGTCGGCGAACGAGCGCTGGAGCATCCGCTGCATGCTCTGGTGGAAGCTGGTGCGCTGATCAAGGCTGAAGCCGCGAGTGATAATGGCCGCGTGGCACTGTTGTTTGGCTCGGAGAAAACGGGCCTGAGCAATACGGAGCTGAGCTACTGCAATTTTCTTCTGACGATTCCGATGTATGAGCACGAGGATGTGCGGCATCCTTCGATGAACCTGGGACAGGCCGTGGCGGTGTGTCTGTACGAGCTGGTGCGAACTGCGGGTGTTCACACGGGCGTCGGCGTGCGCGAGGCTGCTGCCGCTGCCGAGGTAGAGCGCGTGGCGACTCTGCTGAGCGAGGTGCTGGAGGTGACGGGATATAAACGGCGGCATCCATCGAACTCGAGCGAAGAGCAGATACGCAGGCTGGTGGTGCGCATGGGGTTGAGCGCGGTGGATGTTCCGGTATGGATGGGCGTGTTGCGGCAGATGCTGAGGAAGGCAACCAGCGAGTCCGGAAAGTAA